The Flavobacterium piscisymbiosum genome includes a region encoding these proteins:
- a CDS encoding beta-ketoacyl-[acyl-carrier-protein] synthase family protein, with the protein MSKRVVITGLGVSAPNGVGIPAFTNSLRNSLSGIRHDSQLEELQFSCQIAGQPPISDELKLEYFTELELRGFNSTGILYGVIAGIEAWKNAGLSIENNEEPDWDSGTIFGSGTSGIDKFRESIYKIDELQVRRLGSTVVAQTMNSGISAYLGGKLGLGNQVTTNSSACATGTEAIMMAYDRIQAGQAKRILAGSTGDSGPYIWAGFDALRVCSSKYNDTPEQGSRPMSASAAGFVPGSGAGALVIEDLESALERGATIYAEILGGNVNSGGQRGNGSMTAPNSTAVQRCITDAIQNAGISATDIDAINGHLTATTKDSLEIENWTKALDRKGTNFPYINSLKSMTGHCLSAAGSIESVATVLQLHEGFLFGNTNCEDLHPEITALIDASKVPLKTIDKNLNIIAKASFGFGDVNACIIFKKFENLYE; encoded by the coding sequence ATGAGCAAAAGAGTTGTTATAACAGGCTTAGGTGTTTCGGCTCCAAACGGGGTTGGAATTCCTGCGTTTACAAATTCACTGAGAAATAGTCTTTCTGGAATTCGTCATGATTCTCAATTAGAAGAATTACAATTTTCTTGTCAGATTGCAGGTCAGCCACCAATTTCAGACGAATTAAAATTAGAGTATTTTACAGAATTAGAACTACGCGGTTTTAATAGTACAGGAATTTTATACGGTGTAATTGCCGGAATAGAAGCCTGGAAAAATGCAGGATTATCAATCGAAAATAACGAAGAACCGGATTGGGACAGCGGAACCATTTTTGGATCAGGAACATCAGGTATCGATAAATTTCGCGAAAGCATTTATAAAATAGACGAATTGCAAGTCCGAAGATTAGGCAGCACTGTTGTGGCTCAAACTATGAATAGCGGTATTAGCGCTTATCTTGGTGGTAAACTTGGTTTAGGCAATCAGGTTACCACAAATTCATCGGCCTGCGCTACAGGAACCGAAGCTATCATGATGGCCTACGACCGTATACAAGCCGGACAGGCAAAACGCATATTAGCAGGAAGTACCGGCGATAGCGGACCGTATATCTGGGCAGGGTTTGATGCTTTGCGTGTTTGCAGTTCTAAATATAATGATACGCCCGAACAAGGTTCCCGACCTATGAGTGCCAGCGCAGCAGGATTTGTTCCCGGAAGCGGTGCCGGAGCTTTAGTAATCGAAGATCTTGAAAGTGCTTTAGAACGAGGTGCTACCATTTATGCCGAAATATTGGGAGGAAATGTAAACTCGGGCGGACAACGCGGTAACGGCAGTATGACCGCTCCTAACAGCACAGCGGTTCAGCGATGTATTACTGATGCAATACAAAATGCAGGAATTTCTGCGACTGATATTGATGCTATAAACGGCCATCTTACGGCTACTACAAAAGACAGTCTCGAAATCGAAAACTGGACTAAAGCATTAGATCGAAAGGGAACTAACTTTCCATATATCAATTCCTTAAAAAGTATGACCGGACATTGCCTGAGCGCCGCCGGAAGTATCGAAAGTGTTGCTACGGTACTCCAGCTTCACGAAGGTTTTTTATTTGGAAATACTAATTGCGAAGATCTTCATCCTGAAATTACGGCCTTGATTGATGCTTCAAAAGTACCTTTAAAAACAATCGATAAAAATCTGAATATAATTGCTAAAGCCAGTTTTGGTTTTGGTGATGTAAATGCCTGTATAATCTTTAAAAAATTTGAAAATTTATATGAATAA
- a CDS encoding 4'-phosphopantetheinyl transferase family protein, whose translation MIGNDVIDMMQSRQESNWQRKGFVEKLFTASEQLLISNTSDPETIVWLLWSMKEAAYKIYNRQTKIREFIPHKLACTIISKNEHHATGIVNCPDYTYYTKTTISKDSLHTIAVMHANHLDNVLEIEKKNIIKDENGIPFLTTSSNVLKDVSISHHGRFEKVVIIDHK comes from the coding sequence ATGATTGGTAATGATGTTATAGATATGATGCAATCCCGACAGGAAAGCAACTGGCAGCGTAAAGGTTTTGTCGAAAAGCTCTTTACTGCTTCTGAACAATTGCTAATATCCAATACATCAGATCCTGAAACCATCGTATGGCTGCTTTGGAGTATGAAAGAAGCAGCCTATAAAATTTATAACCGCCAAACTAAAATAAGGGAATTTATTCCTCACAAACTGGCGTGTACTATTATCTCAAAAAATGAACATCACGCTACAGGAATAGTAAATTGTCCGGATTACACCTATTATACAAAAACTACAATCTCTAAAGATAGTTTACATACCATTGCTGTTATGCATGCAAATCATTTGGATAATGTTCTTGAAATTGAAAAGAAAAACATTATTAAAGATGAAAACGGAATACCTTTCCTAACTACATCATCAAATGTTCTGAAAGATGTTTCGATAAGTCATCACGGGCGTTTTGAAAAAGTGGTTATTATTGATCACAAATAA
- a CDS encoding acyl carrier protein translates to MNKEELIAKLKVIIKPYTTNTEAYDNLTEDTDFINDLNINSANLVDIILDIEEAFDVVIDNTDMERMLDVKTSVEIIAEKLAAK, encoded by the coding sequence ATGAATAAAGAAGAACTTATAGCAAAATTGAAAGTGATCATAAAGCCTTACACAACCAATACCGAAGCTTATGACAACCTTACCGAAGACACTGATTTTATTAATGATTTGAATATAAATTCGGCAAACTTGGTAGACATTATTCTGGATATCGAAGAAGCATTTGATGTCGTGATTGATAATACTGATATGGAACGAATGCTCGATGTAAAAACTTCGGTCGAAATTATAGCTGAAAAGCTCGCTGCGAAATGA
- a CDS encoding 3-hydroxyacyl-ACP dehydratase FabZ family protein, protein MTLENILAKLPYSKPFHFVDELLHVDENSITGTYTYSEDLDFYKGHFSGNPVTPGVILTETMAQIGMVCLGIYLLKDTFNKDTVVAFTSADMHFLKPVYPNEKVTVTSQKIFFRFGKLKCDVIMTNETGQEVCKGVLSGMITTKL, encoded by the coding sequence ATGACTTTAGAAAATATTTTAGCAAAGCTGCCTTACAGTAAACCTTTTCATTTTGTAGATGAGCTATTACATGTAGATGAAAACAGTATTACCGGAACGTATACTTATAGTGAAGATCTTGATTTTTACAAAGGTCATTTTAGTGGAAATCCGGTAACTCCAGGTGTTATTTTAACAGAAACAATGGCGCAAATAGGCATGGTTTGTCTGGGTATTTATTTATTAAAGGATACCTTCAATAAAGATACAGTAGTTGCTTTTACTTCAGCAGATATGCATTTTTTAAAACCCGTGTATCCAAACGAAAAAGTAACCGTTACATCGCAAAAAATATTTTTCAGGTTTGGAAAACTTAAGTGTGATGTAATTATGACAAACGAAACCGGACAAGAAGTTTGCAAAGGTGTTTTATCCGGAATGATCACAACAAAATTATGA